Proteins encoded within one genomic window of Elephas maximus indicus isolate mEleMax1 chromosome 21, mEleMax1 primary haplotype, whole genome shotgun sequence:
- the TPPP3 gene encoding tubulin polymerization-promoting protein family member 3 — MAVSTDMAGLEESFRKFAIHGDPKASGHEMNGKNWAKLCKDCKVADGKAVTGTDVDIVFSKVKGKSARVINYEEFKKALEELATKRFKGKSKEEAFDAICQLVAGKEPANVGVTKAKTGGAVERLTDTSKYTGSHKERFDESGKGKGIAGRQDILDDSGYVSAYKNAGTYDAKVKK, encoded by the exons ATGGCAGTGAGCACAGACATGGCTGGGCTGGAGGAGAGCTTCCGCAAGTTTGCCATCCATGGCGACCCCAAGGCCAGTGGGCATGAGATGAATGGCAAGAACTGGGCCAAGCTGTGCAAGGACTGCAAAGTGGCTGACGGGAAGGCCGTGACAGGGACCGATGTCGACATTGTCTTCTCTAAAGTCAA GGGGAAGTCAGCTCGGGTCATCAACTATGAAGAGTTCAAGAAGGCCCTAGAAGAGCTGGCCACCAAGCGATTCAAAGGAAAGAGCAAAGAGGAGGCCTTTGATGCCATCTGCCAACTGGTGGCAGGCAAGGAACCAGCCAACGTGGGTGTCACC AAAGCAAAAACAGGGGGTGCCGTGGAACGGCTGACTGACACCAGCAAGTATACAGGCTCCCATAAGGAGCGCTTCGACGAGAGCGGCAAGGGCAAGGGGATTGCTGGACGCCAGGACATCTTGGATGACAGTGGCTACGTGAGTGCCTACAAGAATGCAGGCACCTATGATGCTAAAGTGAAGAAGTGA